In Gemmatimonadota bacterium, the DNA window GACCCATGGTGCAAGGAGAATCCGTGAGGATCGGCATCACCTGCTACCCCGTCTACGGCGGATCGGGCGCCGTGGCCACCGAGCTGGGGCTCCAGCTCGCGCGCCGCGGACACGAGGTGCACTTCATCACCTACGCCCAGCCCTTCCGCCTGCCCTATTTCGTCGAGCGGGTCTACTACCACGAGGTCGAAGTGCCGTCCTACCCGCTCTTCGATTACCCGCCCTATTGCCTGGCGCTGGCCGTGGCCATGCACGACGCAGCCGTGCGCAGCGAGCTGGACGTGCTGCACGTGCATTACGCCGTGCCGCATGCGACCTCGGCGTGGATCGCACGCGAGATGCTGGGCGACTCTCGACTCCGCGTCGTCACCACGCTGCACGGCACGGACATCACGCTGGTCGGCCAGGACCCCTCCTTCCAAACGATCACCCGCTTCTCGATCCAGAAGTCGGACGGGCTGACCGCCGTCTCCGAGTTCCTGCGTCGCGAGACCGTCAAGCACTTCCAGGTCGCGCCAGACGCCATCGAGGTGATCCCCAACTTCGTGGATCTGGAACACTTTCAGCGTGACCATCACCCCTGCCACCGGGCC includes these proteins:
- the bshA gene encoding N-acetyl-alpha-D-glucosaminyl L-malate synthase BshA yields the protein MRIGITCYPVYGGSGAVATELGLQLARRGHEVHFITYAQPFRLPYFVERVYYHEVEVPSYPLFDYPPYCLALAVAMHDAAVRSELDVLHVHYAVPHATSAWIAREMLGDSRLRVVTTLHGTDITLVGQDPSFQTITRFSIQKSDGLTAVSEFLRRETVKHFQVAPDAIEVIPNFVDLEHFQRDHHPCHRAKFAGPGEKIVMHISNFRPVKRVSDVVRIFARIARGVPARLVLVGDGPERGRAQQVAEQEGVAARVVFLGKQESVAELLACADLLLLPSASEAFGLVALEAMACGVPVVASRVGGLPEVVPEGEAGILAPVGAVDEMAQGGIALLSDPERWTAVSKAARAAAQSFGAEQIVPRYEHFYQGVLGA